The segment TTCCTGCCGCTGACGTTAATCGCCGGCATCTACGGCACCAACTTCGACAACGTGCCGGAATACGAATGGCGCTACGCCTACGCCAGCATGTGGACCGTCATGGTCGTCGTAGCGGCGGGCCTCATCGCATGGTTCCGCTGGCGCCGCTGGATATGAACCGCCTCGAAATCATCGCCTACTCCGACTACGTCTGCCCGTGGTGCTACATCGGCCTGCACCGGATCGAGCAACTGCAACGCGAGTTCCCCGTCGATGTCACGTGGCGGCCGTTCGAACTGCACCGGAAACGCCACGAAACGTGGCGCTATCCCACGCTGAACAGTCACATCATGAACTACTGGCGATGAGACTCTCGAAGAGCTCATGACTCACGCGCGGGGTGCTGCGATTGCAACACATTACGACGACACGCCCATCGACATCGGATTCGGCGCGGC is part of the Dehalococcoidia bacterium genome and harbors:
- a CDS encoding DsbA family protein, which gives rise to MNRLEIIAYSDYVCPWCYIGLHRIEQLQREFPVDVTWRPFELHRKRHETWRYPTLNSHIMNYWR